From Lacerta agilis isolate rLacAgi1 chromosome Z, rLacAgi1.pri, whole genome shotgun sequence, the proteins below share one genomic window:
- the TRMT12 gene encoding tRNA wybutosine-synthesizing protein 2 homolog isoform X1 has protein sequence MNNSAEPLPIPDKMNTEDSCSCGTAAVVTEPQFTQLFRKLLQREGFLDSSYRVQKLPNGAMALPVLGQKLTAEHLHQLKESMLPGKTCALTWILNPVPSKAAQFRPPIQKLYDELQCLMLSHGVAWSKELERDLPRSWQRHGDLVLFSEESFREPIWGELGQELWEVVAGALGAQRVAKRGRVQSDLFRSPTVTLLLGKDGWVEHVENGIRYMFDVTQCMLSPGNITEKLRIASLKCAGEVLVDLYAGIGYFTLPYLIHAGAAFVHACEWNPHAVEALQKNLQLNHVQDRCLVHQGDNQKLELWNVADRVNLGLIPTSEAGWPIACQVLRKDVGGILHIHQNVESFPVNALRLHHKPHQDQPREQLLVQTVSNVQEDRVALGDYGILQDEGRKDLAFSARGKWQRWAEDTATQIRTLLQDLDGKQWRTKILHIEQVKSYAPHVHHLVLDLDCRPLM, from the exons gaaacttttgcaaagagaGGGTTTCCTGGACAGCAGTTACCGTGTGCAAAAGCTTCCTAATGGTGCCATGGCCTTGCCTGTGTTGGGCCAAAAGCTCACAGCAGAGCACCTGCATCAGCTGAAGGAAAGTATGCTGCCTGGGAAGACCTGTGCTCTAACATGGATTCTG AATCCCGTTCCTTCAAAAGCGGCCCAATTCCGGCCTCCCATCCAGAAACTGTATGATGAGTTGCAGTGCCTGATGTTGAGTCATGGAGTTGCGTGGTCAAAAGAACTGGAGAGAGATCTACCACGCTCCTGGCAACGGCATGGGGATCTGGTTCTGTTCAGTGAGGAGAGCTTCAGAGAACCCATATGGGGAGAGCTAG GACAAGAGCTCTGGGAAGTGGTTGCTGGTGCACTCGGGGCCCAACGTGTGGCAAAACGCGGACGTGTGCAGTCAGATTTGTTTCGATCCCCAACAGTGACCCTGTTGCTGGGGAAGGATGGCTGGGTTGAACACGTAGAGAATGGAATTCG GTACATGTTTGACGTGACACAGTGCATGCTGTCTCCAGGAAACATAACTGAGAAGCTGCGAATAGCATCTCTGAAGTGTGCTGGGGAAGTGTTGGTAGACCTCTACGCTG GGATTGGCTATTTCACCCTGCCATACCTCATTCATGCTGGTGCTGCCTTTGTCCATGCCTGTGAGTGGAACCCGCATGCAGTGGAAGCACTGCAGAAGAATTTGCAACTGAACCATGTGCAGGATCGGTGCCTCGTTCACCAGGGAGATAATCAGAAG CTGGAACTGTGGAATGTGGCTGACAGGGTGAATTTGGGACTGATCCCCACATCGGAGGCAGGATGGCCAATCGCCTGCCAGGTTTTGCGGAAAGACGTGGGTGGGATCCTGCATATTCACCAGAATGTGGAATCCTTTCCAGTGAATGCCCTTAGGCTGCACCACAAGCCACATCAGGATCAACCTCGTGAGCAGCTTCTGGTGCAAACGGTGTCCAACGTACAAGAGGACAGGGTGGCCCTTGGGGACTACGGTATTCTGCaggatgaaggaaggaaggacctgGCTTTCTCAGCCAGGGGCAAGTGGCAAAGGTGGGCAGAGGACACAGCAACCCAGATcaggactttgcttcaggatttggatgggaagcagtggaggacaAAAATCCTGCACATTGAGCAAGTGAAATCTTACGCCCCTCATGTGCACCACCTGGTCTTGGATCTGGACTGCCGGCCCCTTATGTAG
- the TRMT12 gene encoding tRNA wybutosine-synthesizing protein 2 homolog isoform X2: MNTEDSCSCGTAAVVTEPQFTQLFRKLLQREGFLDSSYRVQKLPNGAMALPVLGQKLTAEHLHQLKESMLPGKTCALTWILNPVPSKAAQFRPPIQKLYDELQCLMLSHGVAWSKELERDLPRSWQRHGDLVLFSEESFREPIWGELGQELWEVVAGALGAQRVAKRGRVQSDLFRSPTVTLLLGKDGWVEHVENGIRYMFDVTQCMLSPGNITEKLRIASLKCAGEVLVDLYAGIGYFTLPYLIHAGAAFVHACEWNPHAVEALQKNLQLNHVQDRCLVHQGDNQKLELWNVADRVNLGLIPTSEAGWPIACQVLRKDVGGILHIHQNVESFPVNALRLHHKPHQDQPREQLLVQTVSNVQEDRVALGDYGILQDEGRKDLAFSARGKWQRWAEDTATQIRTLLQDLDGKQWRTKILHIEQVKSYAPHVHHLVLDLDCRPLM, translated from the exons gaaacttttgcaaagagaGGGTTTCCTGGACAGCAGTTACCGTGTGCAAAAGCTTCCTAATGGTGCCATGGCCTTGCCTGTGTTGGGCCAAAAGCTCACAGCAGAGCACCTGCATCAGCTGAAGGAAAGTATGCTGCCTGGGAAGACCTGTGCTCTAACATGGATTCTG AATCCCGTTCCTTCAAAAGCGGCCCAATTCCGGCCTCCCATCCAGAAACTGTATGATGAGTTGCAGTGCCTGATGTTGAGTCATGGAGTTGCGTGGTCAAAAGAACTGGAGAGAGATCTACCACGCTCCTGGCAACGGCATGGGGATCTGGTTCTGTTCAGTGAGGAGAGCTTCAGAGAACCCATATGGGGAGAGCTAG GACAAGAGCTCTGGGAAGTGGTTGCTGGTGCACTCGGGGCCCAACGTGTGGCAAAACGCGGACGTGTGCAGTCAGATTTGTTTCGATCCCCAACAGTGACCCTGTTGCTGGGGAAGGATGGCTGGGTTGAACACGTAGAGAATGGAATTCG GTACATGTTTGACGTGACACAGTGCATGCTGTCTCCAGGAAACATAACTGAGAAGCTGCGAATAGCATCTCTGAAGTGTGCTGGGGAAGTGTTGGTAGACCTCTACGCTG GGATTGGCTATTTCACCCTGCCATACCTCATTCATGCTGGTGCTGCCTTTGTCCATGCCTGTGAGTGGAACCCGCATGCAGTGGAAGCACTGCAGAAGAATTTGCAACTGAACCATGTGCAGGATCGGTGCCTCGTTCACCAGGGAGATAATCAGAAG CTGGAACTGTGGAATGTGGCTGACAGGGTGAATTTGGGACTGATCCCCACATCGGAGGCAGGATGGCCAATCGCCTGCCAGGTTTTGCGGAAAGACGTGGGTGGGATCCTGCATATTCACCAGAATGTGGAATCCTTTCCAGTGAATGCCCTTAGGCTGCACCACAAGCCACATCAGGATCAACCTCGTGAGCAGCTTCTGGTGCAAACGGTGTCCAACGTACAAGAGGACAGGGTGGCCCTTGGGGACTACGGTATTCTGCaggatgaaggaaggaaggacctgGCTTTCTCAGCCAGGGGCAAGTGGCAAAGGTGGGCAGAGGACACAGCAACCCAGATcaggactttgcttcaggatttggatgggaagcagtggaggacaAAAATCCTGCACATTGAGCAAGTGAAATCTTACGCCCCTCATGTGCACCACCTGGTCTTGGATCTGGACTGCCGGCCCCTTATGTAG